A window of the Rhodococcus sp. 4CII genome harbors these coding sequences:
- a CDS encoding CaiB/BaiF CoA-transferase family protein → MGPLHGLRVLELGGRGPVRFSGMLLADLGAEVISIHRPRPADDITPSGDAGLGRGRRRVSLDLRTPAGRRAALTIASRADAVLEGFLPEVTESLGVGPADCMAANPRLVYGRITGWGQTGPLASQPGHDINFLAVSGVLAHLGRAGTLPAPPMNLLADGGGAMLLTLGVTAAVLEARESGMGQVVDTSMLEGHALLSTMSHEMRNEGRWNEDRGSNLNDSGAPFYDVYPTSDGRLVAVGAVEERYWKSLLALLEIRDDGPDRWDRAAWPWWRERLGAAFAQRTQSEWSEHAEAAGACISPVLTGAEAADHPHNRERGIFTRAGDDLLPSPAPRFSRTALRPLGSTAWGSDQTRQVLAELEIDETGILDEPSVGGRNGPDPAQ, encoded by the coding sequence GTGGGACCCCTGCACGGACTGAGGGTGCTCGAGCTCGGCGGCCGAGGTCCGGTGCGCTTCAGCGGAATGCTGCTGGCCGATCTCGGCGCCGAGGTGATCAGCATCCACCGTCCGCGGCCCGCCGATGACATCACGCCGTCAGGAGATGCCGGGCTCGGGCGCGGCAGACGCAGAGTGAGTCTCGATCTGCGCACCCCGGCGGGACGGCGGGCCGCGCTCACGATCGCGAGCCGGGCCGATGCCGTCCTCGAGGGCTTCTTACCTGAAGTCACCGAGAGCCTCGGTGTGGGACCCGCTGACTGTATGGCCGCAAATCCCCGGCTGGTCTACGGACGCATCACCGGTTGGGGGCAGACCGGGCCCTTGGCGAGCCAGCCCGGCCACGACATCAACTTCTTGGCCGTCTCCGGCGTACTCGCCCACCTCGGACGCGCCGGCACCCTGCCGGCGCCCCCGATGAACTTGCTCGCCGACGGCGGGGGCGCCATGCTGCTCACGCTTGGGGTGACCGCTGCCGTGCTGGAGGCCCGCGAGTCGGGTATGGGACAGGTGGTCGACACGTCGATGCTCGAGGGCCACGCACTGCTCAGCACCATGAGTCACGAGATGCGCAACGAGGGACGGTGGAACGAAGACCGGGGTTCGAACCTCAACGACTCCGGCGCCCCGTTCTACGACGTGTACCCAACATCTGACGGCCGCCTTGTCGCGGTCGGAGCCGTGGAGGAGCGGTACTGGAAGTCCCTGCTGGCGCTGCTCGAGATTCGAGACGACGGGCCGGATCGGTGGGATCGTGCCGCCTGGCCCTGGTGGCGTGAACGACTCGGGGCCGCTTTCGCCCAGCGCACGCAATCCGAGTGGTCCGAGCACGCGGAGGCCGCTGGTGCCTGCATCTCGCCGGTGTTGACGGGGGCGGAGGCCGCGGACCACCCGCACAACCGGGAACGGGGGATCTTCACCCGAGCCGGCGACGATCTCCTTCCCTCGCCGGCGCCCCGGTTCAGCCGAACGGCGCTTCGGCCGCTGGGCAGCACCGCGTGGGGAAGCGACCAAACCCGTCAAGTGCTCGCCGAGCTCGAGATCGACGAGACGGGCATCCTCGACGAGCCGTCAGTCGGTGGCCGGAACGGCCCTGATCCGGCCCAATAG